DNA sequence from the Podospora pseudocomata strain CBS 415.72m chromosome 2 map unlocalized CBS415.72m_2.2, whole genome shotgun sequence genome:
CAAATCCGAAGGCAACGGCCTTTTGCGGTGTATCTCTCTTGCTTCACGGTCTGTGATCCTAGCTTGATGAGAGGTTCTTTCTTGAACTTCACACCAGTGCGTATCTACGATGATGCGAAACGCTACAAGAACATTTGGATTTTCATCGACTTTTCAGGATTGCTAGTAGGATAATGTCATCCAGTGCAAGAGAGAACCCAAACAAGATGACTCGGCCGGGACGCGCCTCGTGAGCTCGGAAGAGCAACCTATTATATGGTCCCGATTCTTGTTACCCGTAGTGGTGAAGACGGAGCACCCAGGTAAGTCGCTCGAGATATGGCTAAGGAGCTTACTCCTCGGCCTTACATTTGACCAAACTGTCCAGCAAGGATTGACAGTCGACATGCCGGAGACATCACAATGGTCACAGCACACAGAGCGAGGAGCTCTCACAGACACCACAACCCTTGTTGGACGCAGCACTCATACGGCCGATAATCTCAGAGTAGGCTATGCGTTTACCTACTATCGGCCGCTCGTTGAGCAGAGCTAACAATGTCCCCCTATTCTGATTGCTCCTGGCCTCGGACTTGGAGCGTTAAACGATCCGCGAGGCTGGTGACAAAACAaaggcgatggcgatgcgGTTGTCCAATTTCTGGATGAACTCTTCATCGTGCCAGGTAGGCCTTGAGAAGATCACTAGGTATATAAGGTGTGAAGCTCCCAGGTCATATCCCCTTTCtgtccatcatcaccaccacagtctcaacatcacctccAGACCAACTCACACATCACACACTATTCCACTTTtaaacaaccaaccaacctttCAAAATGCAGTTAACAACCCTCTTCATGACCCTCTCAGCTGCTGCCGGCCTCGTTCTTGCCGCCCCTACTTCTGGCGCCACCTTGACACCTGCCAGCGTATCCAGTCCGATCTCCAGGGAATGAACGTTACCTACCGCCCCGATATGATCCACCTCTACCGCTCGAGCAATGCCTCTTTCAACGTCCCCGCCAACGCCCGTGGTCCCTGCTCTCTTATTGCGGCCTTTCCGGCCGACTATTCGATTAGAGACTCCTCGGTTGAGCAAGGCGGCAACCCCATTGCTGTCAACGTCACCGACGTTGATGGTCCCACCCCCGACTCCCTCGTTGGTACCGTTCGCTTCCCTTCTGCCTTGCCTGGTCCGACGACTAAGGAGGCAGTCAagatcaccatcaacagTTTTGCCTGCAGGGAGAAGATGACTTACCATTTTGAGGCCGCCGAGTTGGGTTCGGTTCAGTTCAAGAACACGGCGGATGCTGGGCTCTTCATTGAATATAGCTGCTAAGCAACCACTTATTGAGATGAGGACGTTGGTGATTTAGGGTTTGTGGGTAATCGGGAATATGGCGTGCGTCCTTCGTACCAGCTTTGGGAGCCACATTTAAATGGAAGCTCAGCGGCATGGGGGTATCTCATGGGGGTTAGAGATTCAGACGCTCCCTGTTCTTTGATAGACAGCAAGGGGATTTTATTAGTGAACTTTGAAACATGAGGACATTGTCAGATGATAGTGATTTGTAGAATGAGGGTCGCATATTTGTGAACTGTCCAAGCGTACCTATGCACTCTTTACTTAATTCCCTCCCAAGTCTCGGGGCGCAATCACAAGGGTTTCCCTTTTTTAAGGAACCCAGGccagaagaaaaaggtgaTGTATTGAAGCAAAACGGCCACGAAAACCCACATATCACATAAACTACACAACTACATCCTATGGGGCCTAAGCTTTAGGAGTAACCTGGCCTGACCTGACTGAACGCTTACGGGGGGCAACTCATCTCATCTTTGTATAACTCCTTACCAAAGGCATACGCCGCCTAAGCTGCTTGGATCCACGACCAACAAGAGGGAGGAACGTCACTACCGCCAACACTATCATACACAACATCCGCACGGCCGACTAGCCCAGAAATGTTCTCCGGATAGTCCGCCATGCTCTTAATCCCATTGTCCTCGACCTCGCACTTGGAGCACTCGACTACCAACGAGCTGTGGAGCAACAAAGGCGGTGATGTCCTTGCTCAACCTTCGGATGAACTCTCCATCATGCCAGTCAGACCTTAGAGGATATGTCTATAAGATACCGGTTCTCCCCTAAAACAAGTCTCATCTCTATTTAACATCATCATAGCCTCAAGCCTCTCTTACCTTACACTTTTAACTGCGACCTCGGCCGGCGCCTACACTCAAATTGAAAGTCGGACCACCCTCTTGCACTCTTCAAGATGCATTTCTCAACCCTCTTCATCGCCCTGTCAGCCGCTGCCGGCCTCTCCCTTGCGGCCCCCACCTCTCATACCGACCAATCCACTTGCCAGCGTGTGAAGTCGGAATCGTACAAGGTCCACATCGCCACCCACTCCAATGAACCCGTGGAACCCGAAGTCTTGActttctccctccccgacgGTACCCACGGCACCTGCTCTCTCATCGCCGACTTCCCGGCCGGCTATCCGATTATCGACTCTGGCGTTGAGGATGGCCGTagcccccttcccatcaacGTGGTTGATTTCCACTCTAACGAACACGGCGCCGAAGTTGGCCCCGTCCTCGGTACATTCCGGATTTCTTCCGCCCTGCCTGACAAGAAGACCACAAAAGCGGTCAAATTGACCATCGCCAGTTTTCCTTGCGAGTGGATAAGGCTGTTTATAATCGAGGTTGCGGCCATAGGCCTGGTCGACTTCGAGCTGAATGACAAGAGCTGGCTGTTTATTGAGTATGGTTGTTAAGGAATCGATGGTTGGGAGCGGGAGGTTTTGGTGATTCGGGGGTAGCCTTTGTACCTCTTCGTTTTTTCTTCACTTTGGAACCCACCGTTTTGATTGACGCTCGCCAacatggtggtgttgcaTGGGGAATTAGACTTAGACGCCCCTTCTTTGATAGACAGGAATGCGATCTTTTTTTTGACCGTCTTTGATTGTGTATCGTTGAATGACTctaaggtacctaggtataACCAAAATTCTACCGACAGACCCATGAAGCTGCTATTACTCTACTTTGCTTAGTTGACCCTTCCCAACCCTTAGGAACGCCATCCTCAGGGGGTCCTTCGTACGGTTCCCTATCGAAGACATGCGCTGCCAAAGCAGCCTTCAAGAACCCGAATTTCTGCACATAAATGCAGTCGTGGAAATTGAAGTTGCATTGGTTATATGTTAGATTAATATTAGTGTTATTAGTTCTCTAAATACCTCGCCCAGTATCAAACTTCTTACATCCAGCATACCTACAGTCGCTGCACCTAACCGCATGTCGGATTAAACCTTCGCGCTCAATGTTGTCTGGATAATCTTCTTTGAGAAACCGGTATGCCTCTTTCCTAGGAGCCTGTTGTATACCGTACTATCAGTATACCTCTCTAGATTAGTTATTTACAAGGAGAGAGGATTCCCACATCATTCCCTCGATGGTTGATGGGCCATCTGTCCTTATTCGGCCGATAAAAGTAATACTTTGTGTTTAATCGAATGTCTTCGGTGCTCTTAGTTGCTTCGTGATCCAGGCCGGCCTGCATTGTCTTGCTTCGTGATTCTGAATGACTATTAgccccaagaccaagaaagAAATATCACCATTTCTACTCACGTTTCTCACCGAATCTCTGAGCCTTATCGGCACGTTCTTCTGCAAACCGTTGGTTGACTGTCTGCTTCCCAGCCTCCTCTGCCGCCTCATCTTCCGCAGAAATCAACTTATTCCACTGTTTATACACAACTAAACAAAAGTCAGTGaaatttttttttgtttcatCTCATAGACTTACCCAAAGCCTTAGCAATAGCCTGCCCAGTCGGCCTCCCACCCTTGCTCCTCTCCTCAGCATCACAACCCTCCCACTTGCCATCCCAAGTCTGGATATCCAGCTCGTGCTGACCGCGTATATGGCAGATCAGTCCAGATGTGGAGGAGAAACTCTTGGCGGTTGGGCAGAGGATCCCATCTTCAAACTCAATCCGGCAAAAGACCTCTCCCGGAAGGATCTTGACGCCCTTTCGGTCATTGTCTGTAACGATCTCAGCGATCAGGAGTCCCTTTGGTCGGACCTGGTGGCCGTGGTATGACTGATAGTCGCGCTGAAAACTCTGGTCAATACTCTGGGAGTCATGATCGAAGCCGGGCCATACTCAAGGATCACTTACGCTGCTCTGTAGAGAAGCCCATGCTTGGTAGGGTTCAGCAAGTAAATCTGTTCCCATCACAATACGTATATCGAATAACCGTCCAAAGCAAGAGATATAACCCGATCTCCAACGAGTCCATTATTGGGCCCGCTCGAACCATGATGTTGGCGCCAGGCTTCATACTCCGGGGCATGAAACCGTCAAGTTCTTTTTGAGAAGCCTTCGAGCGAGAGAGTAATCATGGAGAACCTGCGCCTCATCAAATACTCACTGCCTGCCTAGGTCAAGATCATGTTTGCTATGTGACGTGATCCTGTCCTGTCTTGTTTCTACTTCTTCTCTTCATATTCGCCTCACAACTCGCATCAGGATACTTCCCAATAACGCCACTCAAAGAGACCATAACCGTCCGTCAGCGACGATCAATCTTTGCAACTACCTCAAGGAAACCAAGCCCGTCGGCTCCTGATGAAAGTCAGTTCGTCTCTAAATTAAATACCACCAAGATCAGCCCCCCGAACCTTTTCAGTTTGAACAAATGAACCCGCATTACCACCCATTGATAcgctcctcagccttgccgTAAACAAATTAACAAACTGACATTCCAATCCGCAGTTTGCTGGCTAATAACTAAAGAGAGTTTTGTTTGGGGCCCCCCCTCGATCTGGCAGGGACCCCCTCTGGCCACCTAAACCCCTAACCTTGAGAAGAAAATCCAAAAATCCAACACTTGCTCCGACTTTCCAAGATGGATTCGATTTCGCTCGCATCGCTTTCCTAGCGCCCTACATATATATTCCAAATATTtactttcttttttttgaaaaaaaaaaaatgacaATAAAAATGTAATTTATAGTTATTTTCAGGCTATTTTACATTAAATCTTTTTTCATGTTTTATTTTTGAAATAGTAGTAAAAATTATATATCTTTCTTCTCTAACTAAAAAGGGGGAACTCGGGAGTTGCCAAGACTCAATAAATAGACTGACAAAAGCAGTAAAACATACAACAgcagggattccccagtggtcacccacctgagtactaaTCTGCCGATCAACTGTTtgactaggggagagcggacgggatcccgtatTTTCAGTTGtctatggtcgtatgtgacaGTCTTGGGTGAATTTGTGGTTTATGCTTGAAGCTCTGCTATTGGCAAGAAAAATCAAGAGTTTTgtgagagaaaagaagggagCAGCAAGCTCtgtgtgatgtgatgaaTAGACGGGAGCTTTGGATGAGCTGCCCCGCTTTTATTGCCCCTCCACTCCTCGAGACAAATCCAACTGCTCTTTAGACGAGCTttgggagggttggtgaGATGTAGTTCAGGAGAGGATACTCCGGTCTTTTATTTTCCACCTTACGGGTAGGCAATGGCCAAGATTTGGATCCGGTGGCAGGTTTTTaacgttggtgttgtttttttttgaggaAGGTTTTGTTTTAGGAAGGTCAGATATCTTGCGATAAAGGcgatctccatcacctgaTTTGCCTCTTTCCATCTCTCAACTTTCAAAAGCCTTGTGGTCGAGTGAGATTTTCACACTGCAATTGAGGCTCAACTCACCTTTACATCTCACAATCCCATAACAACACCACATCAATTTGACAAaacacaacagcagcacacAATCACACCATCAAAAATGGCCCCCGCTTCCGGCCCCCCCTCGGTAGTAACAAACAACCTCTCCTACCTCTTCCAAGACCGCTCCGCCGGCCTCTCAGGCataaccctctccctcccccccagaTCCCGCACCCTCTTGATCGGCGCCAACGGCGCAGGCAagaccaccctcctccgcctcttgGCGGGAAAACGCCTAGCGCCAGCAGGCACAATCACCATCGGCGGCAACGACCCCTTCAAAGTCGGCCTCGAGGGCGTGACCTACCTCGGCCTGGAATGGGTCCTCAACGCCATCGTCCGCACCGACATCGGCGTCGACGAGCTCCTCCGCTCCGTCGGCGGGGACCAATACCCCGACCGTCGTGACGAGCTCGTCGCCGTTCTCGACATCGATACCAGGTGGAGGATGCACGCCGTTTCCGACGGCGAGCGCCGCAGGGTCCAGCTCGCCATGGGCCTAGTCCGGCCGTGGACGATCCTGTTATTGGATGAAATCACCGTCGACCTGGACGTCTGGTCCCGGAGTCAGTTTTTGAGCTTTTTGAAaaaggagacggaggagagggagtgcaCGGTTGTGTATGCGACGCACATATTGGATAATTTGGCGGGGTGGCCGACGCATTTGGTGCATATGCATCttgggacggtggtggagtgggggacgacggaggagatgttggagagTAAACTGGGGGGAGAAAAAGAGACGGGAAA
Encoded proteins:
- a CDS encoding uncharacterized protein (EggNog:ENOG503PZUH) — translated: MNSSSCQVGLEKITRYIRCEAPRSYPLSVHHHHHSLNITSRPTHTSHTIPLLNNQPTFQNAVNNPLHDPLSCCRPRSCRPYFWRHLDTCQRIQSDLQGMNVTYRPDMIHLYRSSNASFNVPANARGPCSLIAAFPADYSIRDSSVEQGGNPIAVNVTDVDGPTPDSLVGTVRFPSALPGPTTKEAVKITINSFACREKMTYHFEAAELGSVQFKNTADAGLFIEYSC